Proteins encoded together in one Acanthopagrus latus isolate v.2019 chromosome 19, fAcaLat1.1, whole genome shotgun sequence window:
- the ipo4 gene encoding importin-4 isoform X2 — protein sequence MTEELEQILSQLTQPDNAVIQQATAQLKQAFKDPAIIPALCAVMSGSQNPQIRQSAAVMLRLRVKKHWKKISPNDRESLKAVVLQAFMQETEHTVQHSLSQLCAVMVKHETPDRWPALLQLLNQSTKSSNPHDRQVGLLLLNKVMESNPEPFKPHYCQLLQLFSTVLQDHNNPTALYYCILTLTAITAYTGTEEMNLMRSIIPSLIVALKHLIKADQDQASEAMEVFNELMESEVSIIVPHVTDMVHFCLEVGSDTTLSDSLRVKALSCIAFLIKLKSKTVLKQKLLNPILQAIFPVLVAAPPPGEHDPEDEEDDSGDGSDSDNPKHCAAQIIDTMALHMPPEKLFQQLMPLAQACLTSENPYQRKGGLMCLAVLAEGCADHIRTKMLSSMLQTVCQSLSDSNQVVRSAGLFALGQFSEHLQPEVSKYCSDLMPLLLGYLSSCSQAKVGHVTKAFYALENFMENLGADIEPYLPTLMETMLSALNNTENLKIKELAVSAIGAIANAAKELLVPYFPPVIESLKGFLTTTTEEMRSLQTQSLDTLSVLARTIGNDVFSPLAAECVRLGLNLTDTIDDPDLRRCTYSLYSAVSTVSPDCLTPHLTAITTVMLLALKSNEGITAHLEEDKTFVLLDEDDDDDNNEGEKDVDDFLEDDTETDIHDVAGFSVENAYIDEKEDACDALGELAFSTGAAFQPFLESSFQQVYEMRDFPHEDVRRAAFGAMGQFCRAQHKVWTENPTESNHQALLKLLDVVIPCFLETVRTEQERQVVMAVLETMNSVIKSCKEEVFKNPSRLKEISHVIRDVLKKKAVCQGGGVDEADDEDQQAEYDAMLLEFAGEGIPLLASSVPAEQFAPFLNDLLPLIMSKAKSSCTVADRSFSVGTIGEILQALGSVSGGRGLAGRLSNRLLPVLVAGTKDSDAEVRNNSVFGLGCLAQAAGPIVVTDYPMMLSVFSNLLTKESDLRVIDNLCAALCRMILSNVEAVPLEQVFPALVARLPLKEDMEENKTVFSCMAMLYTNSPALVVKQMKPIVAASSHVLGNKDVDEETKTTSAMLIKQFAQHHSADFQAAMTSLPREQQAKLSAAISAS from the exons ATGACAGAGGAACTTGAGCAAATTCTTTCGCAGCTGACACAGCCTGACAATGCAGTTATTCAGCAG GCCACAGCCCAGCTGAAGCAGGCTTTCAAAGACCCAGCCATAATACCAGCCCTGTGTGCTGTAATGAGTGGTTCCCAAAACCCTCag ATTCgtcagtcagctgctgtgatgctgAGGTTGAGAGTGAAGAAACACTGGAAGAAGATTAGCCCCAATGACAGAGAGAG cctCAAGGCAGTGGTGCTGCAGGCCTTCATGCAGGAAACAGA acacacagtgcagcactCGCTCTCCCAACTGTGCGCAGTGATGGTTAAACATGAGACACCAGACCGCTGGCCTGCCCTGCTGCAGCTACTCAACCAGTCCACCAAGAGCAGCAACCCTCATGACAGACAG GTTGGCCTCCTGCTGCTCAATAAGGTGATGGAGTCCAACCCAGAGCCTTTCAAGCCTCACTACTGCCAGCTGCTACAGCTGTTCAGTACTGTGCTTCAGGACCACAACAACCCAACAGCCTTGTATTACTGCATCCTCACCCTCACAGCCATCACTGCATACACTGGCACAGAAGAAATG AACCTGATGCGTTCCATCATCCCAAGCCTGATTGTTGCTCTGAAACACCTCATCAAGGCAGATCAG GACCAAGCCAGTGAGGCTATGGAGGTGTTTAATGAGCTCATGGAGAGCGAGGTGTCCATCATTGTCCCTCATGTTACCGACATGGTCCACTTCTGCCTGGAG GTGGGAAGTGACACCACGCTGAGTGACTCTCTGCGGGTGAAAGCACTCTCTTGTATTGCCTTCCTCATCAAGCTTAAGAGCAAG ACGGTGCTGAAGCAGAAGCTGCTGAACCCCATCCTGCAGGCTATTTTCCCTGTGCTGGTTGCAGCTCCCCCACCTGGTGAGCACGAcccagaggatgaggaggatgacagCGGAGATGGCTCGGACAGTGATAATCCCAAACACTGCGCTGCTCAG attattGACACCATGGCTCTCCATATGCCCCCAGAGAAACTATTTCAACAGTTG ATGCCCCTGGCTCAAGCCTGCCTTACCAGTGAAAACCCCTATCAGAGGAAGGGAGGTCTCATGTGTCTTGCTGTGCTGGCTGAAGGATGTGCCGACCACATACGCACCAA GATGCTGTCATCTATGCTGCAGACGGTGTGCCAGAGTCTTTCCGACTCTAATCAGGTTGTGCGCAGTGCTGGCCTTTTTGCCTTGGGACAATTCTCTGAACACTTACAG CCCGAAGTGAGCAAGTACTGTTCGGACCTGATGCCTTTGCTGCTGGGCTACCTTTCTTCCTGTAGCCAGGCGAAGGTTGGCCATGTCACTAAGGCATTTTATGCCCTGGAGAATTTCATGGAGAACCTAG GAGCAGATATTGAGCCCTACTTGCCCACCCTGATGGAGACTATGTTGTCTGCCCTTAACAATACTGAAAACCTCAAGATAAAAGAGCTTGCAGTGTCAGCCATTGGTGCCATAG CCAATGCTGCCAAGGAGCTGCTGGTGCCCTACTTCCCTCCAGTTATTGAAAGCCTGAAGGGCTTCCTGACGACCACCACAGAGGAAATGAGGTCTCTGCAAACACAATCCTTGG ATACTCTCTCGGTGCTGGCCCGCACCATCGGCAATGATGTCTTCAGCCCTCTTGCTGCAGAGTGTGTTCGACTGGGCCTCAACCTCACTGACACCATTGATGACCCTGACTTGAGACGCTGCAC GTACAGTCTATACTCTGCTGTATCCACAGTGAGCCCTGACTGCCTGACACCTCACCTCACTGCAATCACAACGGTCATGCTCCTCGCACTGAAGTCCAATGAAGGCATTACG GCACACCTCGAGGAGGACAAGACCTTTGTCCTTCTCgatgaagacgatgatgatgacaataACGAGGGAGAAAAAGATGTTGATGATTTTCTAGAAGATGATACTGAGACAGATATACATGATGTTGCAGG GTTCAGTGTGGAAAACGCCTACATCGATGAGAAGGAGGATGCCTGTGATGCACTGGGAGAGCTTGCCTTCAGCACAGG CGCTGCCTTCCAGCCCTTCCTGGAGTCGAGCTTCCAGCAGGTTTACGAGATGAGAGAT TTTCCCCATGAGGACGTCCGCAGGGCAGCTTTCGGAGCCATGGGCCAGTTTTGTCGAGCTCAGCACAAAGTATGGACGGAGAATCCCACTGAGTCCAACCACCAGG CCCTGCTGAAGTTGCTGGATGTGGTCATTCCCTGCTTTTTGGAAACGGTGCGAACAGAGCAGGAGCGCCAGGTTGTGATGGCTGTCCTGGAAACCATGAACAGTGTCATCAAGTCCTGCAAGGAAGAGGTTTTCAAGAACCCTTCGCGGCTCAAGGAGATCAGTCATGTCATCCGTGATGTGCTCAAGAAGAAG GCCGTTTGTCAGGGCGGTGGTGTTGATGAAGCTGATGACGAAGACCAACAG GCGGAGTACGATGCCATGCTCCTGGAATTTGCTGGGGAGGGAATTCCCCTACTGGCCTCTTCTGTGCCTGCAGAGCAGTTCGCCCCTTTCCTCAACGACCTGCTGCCTCTTATCATGAGCAAAGCT AAATCGTCATGCACAGTGGCAGACCGCTCTTTCTCTGTGGGAACCATTGGGGAAATCCTGCAGGCCCTTGGTAGTGTGTCTGGTGGGCGGGGCTTGGCAGGCCGCCTGTCCAATCGCTTGCTTCCCGTGCTGGTAGCTGGAACGAAGGACAGCGATGCAGAGGTTCGCAACAACAGCGTGTTCGGACTGGGATGTCTGGCCCAGGCAGCTGGACCCATCGTTGTGAC AGACTATCCCATgatgctgtctgtgttttccaacCTGCTGACCAAAGAGTCAGACCTCAGGGTGATTGACAACCTGTGTGCTGCCCTCTGCAGGATGATCTTGAGCAATGTGGAAGCTGTCCCTCTGGAGCAG GTTTTTCCTGCTCTGGTGGCTCGTCTTCCCCTCAAAGAGGACATGGAGGAGAACAAGACAGTGTTCAGCTGCATGGCTATGCTCTACACTAACAGTCCTGCTCTG GTTGTGAAGCAAATGAAGCCCATTGTCGCTGCTTCCAGTCATGTCCTTGGCAACAAAGACGTTGATGAAG AGACCAAGACCACTTCTGCCATGCTAATCAAACAGTTTGCCCAGCACCACTCTGCAGACTTTCAAGCAGCTATGACGTCACTTCCTAGAGAACAGCAGGCTAAACTCAGCGCGGCCATCTCTGCCTcgtag
- the si:ch211-196f5.2 gene encoding uncharacterized protein si:ch211-196f5.2, whose protein sequence is MECVMLSPECRFRWEKIPAAVQDSVHVDTDQKAKLAADETQSKVEEGDVEQADEGPDCPAGRDSPGPRGKIVRVELEWEIPMSVTLPVEVQPDPAHQPFPFLDTTLADLGIQESEVKERVVWVDTKKTQVKNKAGKLKEKEITILEVRVKAQKPGDKQLQEVLYSTEAHTDRSFCRTGMDILPWKQISTGLERLQSDTCWLRFIEYLCSCELIVNVEDLFLYEHNQPDLSVQRPLR, encoded by the exons ATGGAATGTGTCATGCTGAGTCCAGAGTGCCGGTTTAGATGGGAGAAGATCCCTGCTGCTGTGCAGGACAGCGTGCACGTGG ATACCGATCAGAAAGCCAAGCTGGCGGCGGACGAGACACAAAgcaaggtggaggagggggatgtGGAGCAGGCCGACGAGGGGCCGGATTGCCCAGCAGGCAGGGACTCCCCCGGGCCGCGTGGAAAGATAGTGCGCGTTGAGCTGGAGTGGGAGATCCCCATGTCGGTGACGCTGCCTGTTGAGGTGCAGCCCGACCCGGCGCACCAACCCTTCCCCTTCCTGGATACGACACTGGCTGACCTGGGCATCCAAGA GTCAGAAGTGAAGGAGAGGGTGGTGTGGGTTGACACCAAGAAGACGCAGGTTAAGAACAAAGCGGGGAagctgaaggagaaagagatcACCATCCTAGAG GTGAGAGTGAAAGCCCAGAAACCTGGTGACAAACAGCTCCAGGAGGTCCTGTACAGCACCGAGGCCCACACTGACCGCTCCTTCTGCCGCACAGGGATGGATATCCTGCCCTGGAAACAAATATCTACAGGTCTGGAAAGGCTGCAGTCTGACACCTGTTGGCTCAGATTTATTGAGTATCTGTGCAGCTGTGAGCTCATAGTTAACGTGGAGGATTTATTTCTGTACGAGCACAATCAGCCAGACCTCAGTGTGCAGCGACCTCTCAGATAA
- the ipo4 gene encoding importin-4 isoform X1, protein MEPSWTSRPTLEDQIVAFTDQLADATAQLKQAFKDPAIIPALCAVMSGSQNPQIRQSAAVMLRLRVKKHWKKISPNDRESLKAVVLQAFMQETEHTVQHSLSQLCAVMVKHETPDRWPALLQLLNQSTKSSNPHDRQVGLLLLNKVMESNPEPFKPHYCQLLQLFSTVLQDHNNPTALYYCILTLTAITAYTGTEEMNLMRSIIPSLIVALKHLIKADQDQASEAMEVFNELMESEVSIIVPHVTDMVHFCLEVGSDTTLSDSLRVKALSCIAFLIKLKSKTVLKQKLLNPILQAIFPVLVAAPPPGEHDPEDEEDDSGDGSDSDNPKHCAAQIIDTMALHMPPEKLFQQLMPLAQACLTSENPYQRKGGLMCLAVLAEGCADHIRTKMLSSMLQTVCQSLSDSNQVVRSAGLFALGQFSEHLQPEVSKYCSDLMPLLLGYLSSCSQAKVGHVTKAFYALENFMENLGADIEPYLPTLMETMLSALNNTENLKIKELAVSAIGAIANAAKELLVPYFPPVIESLKGFLTTTTEEMRSLQTQSLDTLSVLARTIGNDVFSPLAAECVRLGLNLTDTIDDPDLRRCTYSLYSAVSTVSPDCLTPHLTAITTVMLLALKSNEGITAHLEEDKTFVLLDEDDDDDNNEGEKDVDDFLEDDTETDIHDVAGFSVENAYIDEKEDACDALGELAFSTGAAFQPFLESSFQQVYEMRDFPHEDVRRAAFGAMGQFCRAQHKVWTENPTESNHQALLKLLDVVIPCFLETVRTEQERQVVMAVLETMNSVIKSCKEEVFKNPSRLKEISHVIRDVLKKKAVCQGGGVDEADDEDQQAEYDAMLLEFAGEGIPLLASSVPAEQFAPFLNDLLPLIMSKAKSSCTVADRSFSVGTIGEILQALGSVSGGRGLAGRLSNRLLPVLVAGTKDSDAEVRNNSVFGLGCLAQAAGPIVVTDYPMMLSVFSNLLTKESDLRVIDNLCAALCRMILSNVEAVPLEQVFPALVARLPLKEDMEENKTVFSCMAMLYTNSPALVVKQMKPIVAASSHVLGNKDVDEETKTTSAMLIKQFAQHHSADFQAAMTSLPREQQAKLSAAISAS, encoded by the exons GCCACAGCCCAGCTGAAGCAGGCTTTCAAAGACCCAGCCATAATACCAGCCCTGTGTGCTGTAATGAGTGGTTCCCAAAACCCTCag ATTCgtcagtcagctgctgtgatgctgAGGTTGAGAGTGAAGAAACACTGGAAGAAGATTAGCCCCAATGACAGAGAGAG cctCAAGGCAGTGGTGCTGCAGGCCTTCATGCAGGAAACAGA acacacagtgcagcactCGCTCTCCCAACTGTGCGCAGTGATGGTTAAACATGAGACACCAGACCGCTGGCCTGCCCTGCTGCAGCTACTCAACCAGTCCACCAAGAGCAGCAACCCTCATGACAGACAG GTTGGCCTCCTGCTGCTCAATAAGGTGATGGAGTCCAACCCAGAGCCTTTCAAGCCTCACTACTGCCAGCTGCTACAGCTGTTCAGTACTGTGCTTCAGGACCACAACAACCCAACAGCCTTGTATTACTGCATCCTCACCCTCACAGCCATCACTGCATACACTGGCACAGAAGAAATG AACCTGATGCGTTCCATCATCCCAAGCCTGATTGTTGCTCTGAAACACCTCATCAAGGCAGATCAG GACCAAGCCAGTGAGGCTATGGAGGTGTTTAATGAGCTCATGGAGAGCGAGGTGTCCATCATTGTCCCTCATGTTACCGACATGGTCCACTTCTGCCTGGAG GTGGGAAGTGACACCACGCTGAGTGACTCTCTGCGGGTGAAAGCACTCTCTTGTATTGCCTTCCTCATCAAGCTTAAGAGCAAG ACGGTGCTGAAGCAGAAGCTGCTGAACCCCATCCTGCAGGCTATTTTCCCTGTGCTGGTTGCAGCTCCCCCACCTGGTGAGCACGAcccagaggatgaggaggatgacagCGGAGATGGCTCGGACAGTGATAATCCCAAACACTGCGCTGCTCAG attattGACACCATGGCTCTCCATATGCCCCCAGAGAAACTATTTCAACAGTTG ATGCCCCTGGCTCAAGCCTGCCTTACCAGTGAAAACCCCTATCAGAGGAAGGGAGGTCTCATGTGTCTTGCTGTGCTGGCTGAAGGATGTGCCGACCACATACGCACCAA GATGCTGTCATCTATGCTGCAGACGGTGTGCCAGAGTCTTTCCGACTCTAATCAGGTTGTGCGCAGTGCTGGCCTTTTTGCCTTGGGACAATTCTCTGAACACTTACAG CCCGAAGTGAGCAAGTACTGTTCGGACCTGATGCCTTTGCTGCTGGGCTACCTTTCTTCCTGTAGCCAGGCGAAGGTTGGCCATGTCACTAAGGCATTTTATGCCCTGGAGAATTTCATGGAGAACCTAG GAGCAGATATTGAGCCCTACTTGCCCACCCTGATGGAGACTATGTTGTCTGCCCTTAACAATACTGAAAACCTCAAGATAAAAGAGCTTGCAGTGTCAGCCATTGGTGCCATAG CCAATGCTGCCAAGGAGCTGCTGGTGCCCTACTTCCCTCCAGTTATTGAAAGCCTGAAGGGCTTCCTGACGACCACCACAGAGGAAATGAGGTCTCTGCAAACACAATCCTTGG ATACTCTCTCGGTGCTGGCCCGCACCATCGGCAATGATGTCTTCAGCCCTCTTGCTGCAGAGTGTGTTCGACTGGGCCTCAACCTCACTGACACCATTGATGACCCTGACTTGAGACGCTGCAC GTACAGTCTATACTCTGCTGTATCCACAGTGAGCCCTGACTGCCTGACACCTCACCTCACTGCAATCACAACGGTCATGCTCCTCGCACTGAAGTCCAATGAAGGCATTACG GCACACCTCGAGGAGGACAAGACCTTTGTCCTTCTCgatgaagacgatgatgatgacaataACGAGGGAGAAAAAGATGTTGATGATTTTCTAGAAGATGATACTGAGACAGATATACATGATGTTGCAGG GTTCAGTGTGGAAAACGCCTACATCGATGAGAAGGAGGATGCCTGTGATGCACTGGGAGAGCTTGCCTTCAGCACAGG CGCTGCCTTCCAGCCCTTCCTGGAGTCGAGCTTCCAGCAGGTTTACGAGATGAGAGAT TTTCCCCATGAGGACGTCCGCAGGGCAGCTTTCGGAGCCATGGGCCAGTTTTGTCGAGCTCAGCACAAAGTATGGACGGAGAATCCCACTGAGTCCAACCACCAGG CCCTGCTGAAGTTGCTGGATGTGGTCATTCCCTGCTTTTTGGAAACGGTGCGAACAGAGCAGGAGCGCCAGGTTGTGATGGCTGTCCTGGAAACCATGAACAGTGTCATCAAGTCCTGCAAGGAAGAGGTTTTCAAGAACCCTTCGCGGCTCAAGGAGATCAGTCATGTCATCCGTGATGTGCTCAAGAAGAAG GCCGTTTGTCAGGGCGGTGGTGTTGATGAAGCTGATGACGAAGACCAACAG GCGGAGTACGATGCCATGCTCCTGGAATTTGCTGGGGAGGGAATTCCCCTACTGGCCTCTTCTGTGCCTGCAGAGCAGTTCGCCCCTTTCCTCAACGACCTGCTGCCTCTTATCATGAGCAAAGCT AAATCGTCATGCACAGTGGCAGACCGCTCTTTCTCTGTGGGAACCATTGGGGAAATCCTGCAGGCCCTTGGTAGTGTGTCTGGTGGGCGGGGCTTGGCAGGCCGCCTGTCCAATCGCTTGCTTCCCGTGCTGGTAGCTGGAACGAAGGACAGCGATGCAGAGGTTCGCAACAACAGCGTGTTCGGACTGGGATGTCTGGCCCAGGCAGCTGGACCCATCGTTGTGAC AGACTATCCCATgatgctgtctgtgttttccaacCTGCTGACCAAAGAGTCAGACCTCAGGGTGATTGACAACCTGTGTGCTGCCCTCTGCAGGATGATCTTGAGCAATGTGGAAGCTGTCCCTCTGGAGCAG GTTTTTCCTGCTCTGGTGGCTCGTCTTCCCCTCAAAGAGGACATGGAGGAGAACAAGACAGTGTTCAGCTGCATGGCTATGCTCTACACTAACAGTCCTGCTCTG GTTGTGAAGCAAATGAAGCCCATTGTCGCTGCTTCCAGTCATGTCCTTGGCAACAAAGACGTTGATGAAG AGACCAAGACCACTTCTGCCATGCTAATCAAACAGTTTGCCCAGCACCACTCTGCAGACTTTCAAGCAGCTATGACGTCACTTCCTAGAGAACAGCAGGCTAAACTCAGCGCGGCCATCTCTGCCTcgtag
- the rec8b gene encoding REC8 meiotic recombination protein b isoform X2, with protein MFYYPNVLQRQTGCFSTIWLAATRGIRVTRREFLKVNVKLTCNDILDYITAQVPPPQPSLPKPRFSLYLSSQLQYGVVVVYHRQCGFLLEEIQQTIDRLLRCKRHIRIDMAECDRLALDVPDNLYVMEEAEGAQDPFFGLMESHQLPSPYNIHQYFEGDDLPEATAREIDLLMDQPDQFRREVEMQRSAGELEGAMSSIDQLKETVLGADRDSLWLLGEETGQPLEVPLAAVAPELTPLQVAMPTPPSGESVKEGDRATESPYEEVAVRKPGGGRRRQLVFADPEVQISDRVMKEQIGNPLAETLNLSEVLLDLPSLTKRAIPAQLFNAPCGSHIDAELQALWKQHALLAVPPGHGDEQRGEEEDEEESEQDREILRTERKRKYSSMKEMSSESGLQPADGSSALDMILDMSKEDKSVSDAITPVSRWSPQEEAQLPMEPIVEENIEMPEAQAESRDMLSWIASSLQRFGEVPFGSLVPPEADRNTAAHTLYKLLELLSAGHVTAQQNEPYSNITINPAVLRMTA; from the exons ATGTTTTACTACCCAAATGTCCTCCAGCGCCAAACAGGATGTTTTTCCACAATTTG gttaGCAGCCACCAGAGGTATCAGGGTCACTCGCAGAGAGTTTCTCAAAGTCAATGTCAAGCTAACATG CAACGACATTTTGGACTATATAACAGCTCAGGTTCCTCCACCCCAGCCCAGCCTACCGAAGCCTCGGTTTTCTCTCTACCTGTCGTCCCAGCTGCAGTATGGAGTGGTTGTAGTCTACCACAGGCAGTGTGGCTTCCTGCTTG aggaaattCAACAGACCATTGACCGCCTGCTGCGCTGTAAAAGACACATCCGCATTGACATGGCTGAGTGTGACAG GCTGGCCTTGGATGTTCCTGACAACCTGTACGTGATGGAGGAGGCCGAGGGAGCTCAGGACCCTTTCTTCGGTCTTATGGAGTCACACCAATTACCCAGCCCTTATAATATACACCAG TATTTTGAAGGAGATGACCTCCCTGAAGCCACTGCCAGAGAGATTGATTTGTTGATGGATCAACCAGACCAGTTCCGTAGAG AGGTGGAGATGCAGCGGTCAGCAGGGGAACTTGAAGGAGCCATGTCCTCTATTGACCA GCTGAAGGAGACGGTGCTGGGAGCAGATCGGGACAGTTTGTGGCTGCTAGGTGAAGAGACGGGTCAGCCTTTGGAGGTTCCTCTGGCTGCTGTTGCCCCAGAGTTGACTCCGCTGCAGGTTGCCATGCCAACTCCACCCTCCGGGGAATCtgtgaaagagggagacagagcaACAGAAAGTCCCTATGAGGAG GTGGCTGTTAGGAAACCTGGTGGGGGTCGCAGGCGTCAGCTGGTCTTTGCAGACCCTGAGGTCCAGATATCTGACAGAGTGATGAAGGAACAGATCGGAAACCCGTTGGCCGAGACGCTCAACCTG TCCGAAGTGTTGCTGGACTTGCCCTCCTTGACTAAGCGTGCTATTCCTGCTCAGCTCTTCAATGCCCCCTGTGGAT CCCATATTGATGCGGAACTCCAGGCACTATGGAAGCAGCATGCCTTGCTTGCTGTCCCGCCTGGACACGGGGAtgaacagagaggggaggaggaagatgaagaggagtcAGAGCAGGACAGAGAAATACTgaggacggagaggaagaggaaatacTCAAGCATGAAGGAG atgtCCAGTGAGTCAgggctgcagcctgcagacGGCTCAT cTGCATTAGACATGATCCTGGACATGTCGAAAGAGGACAAATCTGTAAGCGATGCCATCACTCCTGTCAGCAGATG gtcTCCACAAGAAGAGGCCCAGCTGCCAATGGAGCCTATTGTAGAGGAGAACATCGAGATGCCCGAGGCACAGGCAGAGAGCAGGGACATGCTCAG CTGGATCGCCTCCAGCCTGCAGAGGTTTGGAGAAGTCCCCTTTGGCTCTCTAGTGCCACCAGAGGCTGACCGCAACACTGCAGCTCACACCCTCTACAAACTGCTGG agctgctgtctgcaggACACGTGACTGCACAACAGAATGAACCCTACAGTAACATCACCATAAACCCTGCAGTCCTCAGGATGACTGCCTGA
- the rec8b gene encoding REC8 meiotic recombination protein b isoform X1: protein MFYYPNVLQRQTGCFSTIWLAATRGIRVTRREFLKVNVKLTCNDILDYITAQVPPPQPSLPKPRFSLYLSSQLQYGVVVVYHRQCGFLLEEIQQTIDRLLRCKRHIRIDMAECDRLALDVPDNLYVMEEAEGAQDPFFGLMESHQLPSPYNIHQPVMVTEEAGSQHSLVPSPNTTLDREGLRSRPAAITMTEKEQLLITAAEYFEGDDLPEATAREIDLLMDQPDQFRREVEMQRSAGELEGAMSSIDQLKETVLGADRDSLWLLGEETGQPLEVPLAAVAPELTPLQVAMPTPPSGESVKEGDRATESPYEEVAVRKPGGGRRRQLVFADPEVQISDRVMKEQIGNPLAETLNLSEVLLDLPSLTKRAIPAQLFNAPCGSHIDAELQALWKQHALLAVPPGHGDEQRGEEEDEEESEQDREILRTERKRKYSSMKEMSSESGLQPADGSSALDMILDMSKEDKSVSDAITPVSRWSPQEEAQLPMEPIVEENIEMPEAQAESRDMLSWIASSLQRFGEVPFGSLVPPEADRNTAAHTLYKLLELLSAGHVTAQQNEPYSNITINPAVLRMTA from the exons ATGTTTTACTACCCAAATGTCCTCCAGCGCCAAACAGGATGTTTTTCCACAATTTG gttaGCAGCCACCAGAGGTATCAGGGTCACTCGCAGAGAGTTTCTCAAAGTCAATGTCAAGCTAACATG CAACGACATTTTGGACTATATAACAGCTCAGGTTCCTCCACCCCAGCCCAGCCTACCGAAGCCTCGGTTTTCTCTCTACCTGTCGTCCCAGCTGCAGTATGGAGTGGTTGTAGTCTACCACAGGCAGTGTGGCTTCCTGCTTG aggaaattCAACAGACCATTGACCGCCTGCTGCGCTGTAAAAGACACATCCGCATTGACATGGCTGAGTGTGACAG GCTGGCCTTGGATGTTCCTGACAACCTGTACGTGATGGAGGAGGCCGAGGGAGCTCAGGACCCTTTCTTCGGTCTTATGGAGTCACACCAATTACCCAGCCCTTATAATATACACCAG CCAGTGATGGTGACTGAAGAGGCAGGTTCACAGCACTCCCTGGTGCCCAGTCCCAACACCACACTTGACAGAGAGG GTCTCAGGTCACGACCAGCTGCCATCACCATGACAGAAAAGGAGCAGTTGCTCATCACCGCTGCTGAG TATTTTGAAGGAGATGACCTCCCTGAAGCCACTGCCAGAGAGATTGATTTGTTGATGGATCAACCAGACCAGTTCCGTAGAG AGGTGGAGATGCAGCGGTCAGCAGGGGAACTTGAAGGAGCCATGTCCTCTATTGACCA GCTGAAGGAGACGGTGCTGGGAGCAGATCGGGACAGTTTGTGGCTGCTAGGTGAAGAGACGGGTCAGCCTTTGGAGGTTCCTCTGGCTGCTGTTGCCCCAGAGTTGACTCCGCTGCAGGTTGCCATGCCAACTCCACCCTCCGGGGAATCtgtgaaagagggagacagagcaACAGAAAGTCCCTATGAGGAG GTGGCTGTTAGGAAACCTGGTGGGGGTCGCAGGCGTCAGCTGGTCTTTGCAGACCCTGAGGTCCAGATATCTGACAGAGTGATGAAGGAACAGATCGGAAACCCGTTGGCCGAGACGCTCAACCTG TCCGAAGTGTTGCTGGACTTGCCCTCCTTGACTAAGCGTGCTATTCCTGCTCAGCTCTTCAATGCCCCCTGTGGAT CCCATATTGATGCGGAACTCCAGGCACTATGGAAGCAGCATGCCTTGCTTGCTGTCCCGCCTGGACACGGGGAtgaacagagaggggaggaggaagatgaagaggagtcAGAGCAGGACAGAGAAATACTgaggacggagaggaagaggaaatacTCAAGCATGAAGGAG atgtCCAGTGAGTCAgggctgcagcctgcagacGGCTCAT cTGCATTAGACATGATCCTGGACATGTCGAAAGAGGACAAATCTGTAAGCGATGCCATCACTCCTGTCAGCAGATG gtcTCCACAAGAAGAGGCCCAGCTGCCAATGGAGCCTATTGTAGAGGAGAACATCGAGATGCCCGAGGCACAGGCAGAGAGCAGGGACATGCTCAG CTGGATCGCCTCCAGCCTGCAGAGGTTTGGAGAAGTCCCCTTTGGCTCTCTAGTGCCACCAGAGGCTGACCGCAACACTGCAGCTCACACCCTCTACAAACTGCTGG agctgctgtctgcaggACACGTGACTGCACAACAGAATGAACCCTACAGTAACATCACCATAAACCCTGCAGTCCTCAGGATGACTGCCTGA